From Sediminibacterium sp. TEGAF015, a single genomic window includes:
- a CDS encoding O-methyltransferase: MYSPVKLGLKYIQYWLFAENAKGHGVHSPFVFELIERVFNDDRNFYYFPLIESARESLTKSTLTPQKYDHLFFRMVNYFGSSVVLELGTKLGITTSYLAAANSNASVISLEKSTETATVAKRHFQYLGLKNIEQVIGEFDETLPVVLSRISQLDFVLVNGNYPKETTLHYFNQLKPHLHENSVLIFVDIHRNKEMETVWRQVQSDEMVTLTIDLFFVGLVFFRKENKVKQHFTVRY; encoded by the coding sequence ATGTACAGTCCAGTCAAATTAGGTCTTAAATATATTCAGTATTGGCTATTTGCAGAAAATGCAAAAGGACATGGAGTTCATTCTCCCTTTGTATTCGAATTGATAGAAAGGGTATTCAATGATGATCGTAATTTTTATTATTTCCCACTAATTGAATCTGCAAGAGAATCCCTTACGAAATCAACTTTAACTCCTCAGAAGTACGATCATTTATTTTTTAGAATGGTTAATTATTTTGGATCTTCTGTGGTACTTGAGCTGGGAACCAAGCTGGGAATTACTACCAGCTATCTGGCAGCAGCAAATTCCAATGCAAGTGTAATCAGTTTGGAAAAATCTACAGAAACGGCAACTGTAGCCAAAAGACATTTCCAATACCTTGGATTAAAAAATATAGAACAAGTTATTGGTGAGTTTGATGAAACCTTGCCCGTTGTTTTGTCTCGTATTTCCCAACTAGATTTTGTGTTGGTTAACGGAAATTATCCAAAAGAAACTACCCTACATTACTTTAATCAGTTAAAGCCTCATTTGCATGAAAATTCCGTTTTGATTTTTGTTGATATTCACAGGAATAAGGAAATGGAGACGGTCTGGAGACAAGTCCAATCAGATGAAATGGTTACCCTAACTATAGATTTATTTTTTGTTGGATTGGTTTTCTTCAGGAAGGAAAACAAGGTAAAGCAGCATTTTACGGTTCGCTATTAA
- a CDS encoding SDR family oxidoreductase, producing MESLKGRVVLLAGASGGVGSQVAKQLSASGAIVYITGRNMQKLEEVAMQAGIPASRAFQMDISDESSVNHAVSAVLAQTPYIHTLINATGIGIIKTMDTMDSASFEKVVQVNLIGAFYLVKAVLPNMKEQKKGLIINIPGVLGKVPMAGAAAYSSSKYGLVGMMQSIREELKRTEIRITNIFLGGIDSAFWDNIDLRVQRDKMIIAEEAAKAIWFLCQQPSSGVVSEMVLQPFNHQAI from the coding sequence ATGGAATCATTGAAAGGAAGAGTAGTTTTATTGGCAGGTGCTTCAGGCGGTGTTGGGTCGCAGGTTGCTAAACAATTAAGTGCCAGTGGCGCTATCGTATACATAACGGGTAGAAATATGCAGAAACTGGAAGAAGTAGCAATGCAGGCAGGAATCCCGGCTAGCAGGGCTTTTCAGATGGATATTTCTGATGAATCTTCAGTAAACCATGCGGTTTCAGCTGTGTTGGCTCAAACCCCCTATATTCATACATTAATCAATGCCACTGGTATTGGAATCATCAAAACCATGGACACCATGGATTCAGCTTCTTTTGAAAAAGTTGTACAGGTGAATCTAATTGGTGCGTTTTATTTGGTAAAAGCCGTTTTGCCGAATATGAAAGAACAAAAAAAAGGCCTGATAATTAATATCCCTGGCGTTTTGGGTAAGGTACCTATGGCAGGAGCTGCTGCTTATAGTTCTAGTAAATACGGGTTGGTAGGGATGATGCAAAGTATAAGGGAAGAACTCAAAAGAACAGAAATACGCATCACCAATATTTTCCTGGGCGGGATAGACTCTGCTTTTTGGGATAATATAGACCTCCGCGTACAACGGGATAAAATGATTATTGCGGAGGAAGCTGCGAAAGCAATCTGGTTTCTCTGCCAGCAACCTTCTAGTGGGGTTGTTAGTGAGATGGTTTTACAACCATTTAACCACCAGGCAATCTGA
- a CDS encoding NAD(P) transhydrogenase subunit alpha gives MIIGILKEPAGEKRVSMLPAQLTPLLQLGVEVWVEKGAGILSCVADADYEAMGAKISDRDALIRTSDIIAGFWLKETAELMHAKKGVVFIGVLQPLFNYKQMQAMAEMGCTAFSLDMIPRTTRAQSMDVLSSQANIAGYKAVLKAADLLPHYFPMFMTAAGSIPPAKVLILGAGVAGLQAIATAKRLGAVVEVSDTRPAVKEEVMSLGAKFIEVEGAADASAAGGYAVEQSDEFKQKQRERLAASVAKSDVIIATAQIQGKKAPLLIDEAMLKLMKPGSVVIDLAASTGGNVFGVEQNTITQINGITLYGNSHLAADMPVDASKVYGKNLYNFLQLIVSKEGVIQLNFEDDIVKGCCILHNGAVVHDRILSLINN, from the coding sequence ATGATTATAGGGATTTTAAAAGAACCTGCTGGAGAGAAAAGGGTATCCATGCTTCCGGCTCAGTTAACACCTTTATTACAGTTAGGAGTTGAAGTATGGGTTGAAAAAGGTGCAGGTATATTGTCTTGTGTTGCTGATGCTGATTACGAAGCTATGGGTGCGAAGATTTCGGACCGTGATGCTTTAATTAGAACTTCTGATATTATTGCAGGGTTTTGGCTTAAAGAAACGGCAGAATTAATGCATGCCAAAAAAGGAGTTGTCTTTATAGGGGTTTTACAACCACTGTTCAATTATAAGCAAATGCAGGCAATGGCTGAGATGGGATGTACGGCATTCAGTCTTGATATGATTCCGAGAACAACAAGGGCACAGTCCATGGACGTTTTAAGTAGTCAGGCGAATATTGCAGGATATAAAGCAGTTCTTAAGGCCGCTGATTTATTGCCTCATTATTTTCCGATGTTTATGACAGCGGCTGGAAGTATTCCTCCTGCTAAAGTATTAATTCTGGGAGCTGGAGTAGCAGGTTTGCAGGCAATTGCAACAGCAAAAAGATTGGGTGCAGTGGTGGAAGTGTCGGATACAAGACCTGCAGTAAAAGAAGAAGTAATGAGTTTAGGGGCCAAGTTCATTGAAGTGGAAGGGGCTGCTGATGCTTCTGCTGCCGGAGGATATGCAGTGGAACAATCAGATGAGTTTAAACAAAAACAAAGGGAAAGATTGGCGGCATCAGTTGCCAAATCGGATGTTATTATAGCAACGGCTCAGATTCAAGGTAAGAAAGCACCTTTGCTCATAGACGAAGCTATGCTCAAATTAATGAAGCCAGGTTCGGTTGTGATTGATTTAGCTGCTTCTACAGGTGGTAATGTATTTGGTGTTGAGCAGAATACTATTACACAAATTAATGGAATAACATTATATGGAAACAGTCATCTTGCCGCTGATATGCCGGTGGATGCCAGTAAAGTTTATGGTAAGAATCTGTACAATTTTTTACAGTTGATTGTTTCAAAGGAGGGTGTAATTCAACTCAATTTTGAAGACGATATAGTAAAAGGCTGTTGCATTTTACATAACGGAGCTGTTGTGCATGACAGAATACTTTCGTTGATCAATAACTAA
- a CDS encoding cryptochrome/photolyase family protein, producing MKTVTLVFPHQLFKESEALFEKKPVYLIEEWLFFRQYSFHYQKLLLHRASMKAYESYLKAAGHSVQYIDSQNPLSNILELIPYLKQKGIRQIQLADPADNWLSRRITKACSAHQIELQIFDNPGFLNSLENCSAFFDKKKTFFQTDFYTWQRKQRNILVNDKGQPLGGKWTFDADNREKYPKNAVPPSFNMAKENAFISEAKEYIKTYFSTNPGVKEAPFGNSSSQQYYPIDFHSAEAWFEQFLQKRFHDFGKYEDAMVSGESVLHHSLLSPLMNIGLLTPEWIIRRTLEYSSEQDIPMNSLEGFLRQIIGWREFIYQVYGRIGSKQRTKNYWGFSRKIPDSFYTGETGIVPVDEAIQKLKKTGYNHHIERLMILGNFMLLCEFDPDEVYRWFMEMYVDAYDWVMVPNVYGMTQFADGGMMTTKPYISGSNYILKMSNYPKGKWQEIWDALFWRFMHVHRSFFLKNPRLGMLIKTFDKMPDQKRQSHLQIAEDYLKKISQ from the coding sequence ATGAAAACAGTTACCCTGGTCTTCCCGCACCAGCTTTTTAAGGAGAGCGAAGCATTATTTGAAAAAAAACCTGTCTACCTCATTGAAGAATGGTTGTTTTTTAGGCAATATTCATTTCATTACCAGAAACTTTTATTGCACCGCGCCAGCATGAAAGCCTATGAATCTTATTTGAAGGCAGCGGGCCATTCTGTTCAATATATAGATTCGCAGAACCCACTTTCCAATATTCTTGAGCTAATTCCCTATCTGAAACAAAAAGGCATAAGACAAATTCAACTAGCAGATCCTGCAGACAATTGGTTATCGAGAAGAATCACAAAAGCTTGTTCAGCCCATCAAATTGAACTTCAAATTTTTGATAACCCTGGTTTTTTAAACTCACTGGAAAACTGTTCAGCTTTTTTTGACAAAAAGAAAACATTTTTTCAAACGGATTTTTATACATGGCAAAGAAAACAAAGAAATATTCTGGTAAATGACAAGGGACAACCCTTGGGAGGTAAATGGACTTTTGATGCTGATAACAGAGAAAAATATCCCAAAAATGCAGTCCCACCATCTTTTAATATGGCAAAGGAAAATGCCTTTATTTCAGAGGCAAAAGAATACATAAAAACATACTTCTCTACAAACCCTGGGGTTAAGGAAGCGCCGTTCGGAAATTCATCTAGCCAACAATACTATCCAATAGACTTTCATTCTGCAGAAGCATGGTTTGAACAGTTTCTTCAAAAACGCTTCCATGATTTTGGAAAATATGAAGATGCAATGGTATCAGGTGAGTCCGTATTACACCATAGCCTTTTAAGTCCCCTGATGAATATTGGCTTACTCACCCCAGAATGGATTATCAGAAGAACGCTTGAATATAGCAGTGAACAGGATATTCCAATGAATTCGTTGGAAGGTTTCCTTCGTCAGATTATTGGATGGAGAGAATTTATATACCAAGTATATGGCAGAATCGGTTCCAAACAAAGGACTAAGAATTACTGGGGATTCAGTAGAAAAATTCCTGACTCATTTTATACAGGAGAAACTGGCATTGTACCAGTAGATGAAGCAATACAAAAACTAAAAAAAACCGGCTATAACCATCATATTGAAAGGCTGATGATTTTAGGCAATTTCATGCTGTTATGTGAATTTGATCCGGATGAAGTTTACAGATGGTTTATGGAAATGTATGTGGATGCATATGATTGGGTGATGGTGCCAAATGTGTATGGTATGACGCAATTTGCAGACGGCGGGATGATGACTACAAAACCATATATCAGCGGCAGTAATTATATTCTGAAAATGAGTAATTACCCTAAAGGTAAATGGCAGGAAATATGGGATGCGCTGTTCTGGCGATTTATGCATGTACACAGATCATTTTTCTTAAAGAATCCGAGACTAGGTATGCTTATCAAAACATTCGATAAAATGCCGGATCAAAAAAGGCAGTCTCATTTACAAATTGCAGAAGACTATTTAAAAAAGATTTCACAATGA
- a CDS encoding NAD(P)(+) transhydrogenase (Re/Si-specific) subunit beta, whose product MELNLLTLCYLLGSLSFIIGLKMLSHPDTARKGNWVAAAGMAIAILGTIFLYSEDGLKLGNYPWIFAGLGVGTIIGTLAAKKVKMTAMPEMVSLFNGMGGACAALISIIEFRHLIHAAQLNMDDSATMLNLDPITLLIIFAGLIIGTISFSGSMIAWGKLNGKVKDLAFNGQQIANNILLLCILVFAAYLTYNISIANFFWFYIIALAAVLYGVLFVLPIGGADMPVVISLLNSFTGVAAACGGFLYDNQVMLTGGILVGAAGTLLTILMCKAMNRSLTNVLLGSFGTSSKGEQQVVSGSYKEISLSDAAICMSYATKVMIVPGYGLAVAQAQHICHELEQLLEEKGVEVKYAIHPVAGRMPGHMNVLLAEADVNYDALLEMEDANNEFKSTDVVLILGANDVVNPAAKTDPASPIYGMPILEVEQAKTVIVNKRSMKPGYAGIENALFFQPKTSMLFGDAKAALQKLVAEIKAV is encoded by the coding sequence ATGGAATTAAATCTGCTTACACTTTGTTATCTCCTGGGCTCTTTAAGCTTTATCATTGGGCTTAAAATGCTATCTCATCCTGATACCGCCCGAAAAGGTAATTGGGTGGCAGCAGCTGGTATGGCCATCGCCATATTGGGCACTATCTTTCTGTATAGTGAAGATGGTTTGAAGCTGGGCAACTACCCCTGGATTTTTGCAGGACTGGGAGTGGGTACCATTATTGGTACGCTTGCAGCCAAAAAAGTAAAAATGACTGCTATGCCTGAAATGGTTAGCCTTTTCAATGGTATGGGAGGTGCATGTGCTGCGTTAATTTCCATAATTGAGTTCAGACATCTGATTCATGCTGCTCAGTTAAATATGGATGATTCTGCTACGATGTTAAACTTAGATCCCATTACCTTATTAATCATCTTTGCCGGTCTGATTATCGGAACCATTTCTTTTTCAGGCAGTATGATTGCCTGGGGTAAATTAAATGGCAAAGTAAAAGACCTTGCATTCAATGGTCAGCAAATTGCAAATAATATTCTCTTGTTGTGCATCCTTGTTTTTGCAGCTTACCTAACCTATAATATATCTATTGCCAACTTTTTCTGGTTCTATATCATTGCTTTGGCAGCTGTTTTGTACGGTGTGTTGTTTGTATTACCTATTGGGGGAGCGGATATGCCTGTAGTAATTTCATTGCTGAATTCGTTTACAGGGGTAGCTGCAGCATGTGGCGGATTTCTATATGATAATCAGGTAATGTTAACGGGAGGTATTCTAGTGGGTGCGGCAGGTACTTTGCTTACTATACTCATGTGTAAAGCCATGAACCGAAGTTTGACGAATGTGCTGCTGGGTTCATTTGGTACTTCTTCTAAAGGGGAACAACAGGTAGTGTCAGGAAGTTATAAAGAGATATCTCTGAGTGATGCTGCTATTTGTATGAGTTATGCCACTAAAGTAATGATTGTACCAGGTTATGGTTTGGCAGTTGCACAGGCACAACATATTTGTCATGAACTAGAGCAATTGCTGGAAGAGAAAGGAGTAGAAGTTAAATATGCCATACATCCTGTTGCTGGAAGAATGCCCGGACATATGAACGTTTTACTGGCAGAGGCAGATGTAAATTATGATGCATTGCTTGAAATGGAAGATGCGAATAATGAATTTAAATCTACTGACGTGGTTTTAATATTGGGAGCCAATGATGTAGTAAATCCGGCAGCCAAAACTGATCCTGCTTCTCCCATATATGGCATGCCAATTTTAGAAGTTGAGCAGGCAAAAACAGTTATTGTAAATAAGCGCAGCATGAAGCCCGGATATGCAGGTATTGAAAATGCCTTATTTTTCCAGCCGAAAACATCCATGTTATTCGGTGATGCCAAGGCGGCGTTGCAGAAACTGGTTGCAGAGATAAAAGCTGTATAA
- a CDS encoding NAD(P) transhydrogenase subunit alpha part 2 — protein sequence MNTFLLFLQEHIEMVYVVLLSIFLGIEVIGRVPSVLHTPLMSGANAIHGVVIIGAIIVMGQVESDDWLALSVGFLAVVLGTLNVVGGFVVTDRMLEMFKKKK from the coding sequence ATGAATACATTTTTGTTATTTCTGCAGGAACATATAGAAATGGTTTATGTAGTGCTGCTTTCGATATTCCTGGGCATTGAAGTAATTGGTAGAGTGCCAAGTGTATTACATACACCTTTAATGAGTGGTGCAAATGCTATACATGGTGTGGTTATTATTGGAGCCATCATTGTAATGGGGCAAGTTGAGTCAGACGACTGGCTGGCATTAAGTGTTGGCTTTTTAGCCGTTGTTTTAGGTACACTGAATGTGGTTGGTGGCTTTGTGGTGACAGACAGAATGTTGGAAATGTTCAAGAAGAAAAAATAA
- a CDS encoding thymidylate synthase yields the protein MQQYHDLLRHILENGAKKTDRTGTGTISCFGYQMRFDLSKGFPLVTTKKLHLKSIIYELLWFLKGDTNIKYLNENGVSIWNEWADANGDLGPVYGKQWRSWEGADGKVIDQIADVLNQINNQPDSRRMIVNAWNVGELSKMALMPCHSLFQFYVADGKLSCQLYQRSADVFLGVPFNIASYALLTMMMAQVTGLKPGDFIHSFGDVHIYNNHLTQVELQLSREPYPLPHMHLNPEVKDLFGFSFEDFTLENYQCHPAIKAPVAV from the coding sequence ATGCAACAGTATCACGATTTACTAAGACATATATTGGAAAATGGTGCAAAAAAGACAGACCGTACAGGTACAGGTACAATCAGCTGTTTTGGTTACCAGATGCGGTTTGATTTATCTAAGGGGTTTCCTTTGGTAACCACTAAAAAATTGCATTTAAAGAGTATTATTTATGAATTACTCTGGTTTCTAAAAGGCGATACCAACATTAAATATTTAAATGAAAATGGTGTCAGTATATGGAATGAGTGGGCGGATGCCAACGGAGATTTAGGTCCAGTTTACGGCAAGCAATGGAGAAGTTGGGAGGGGGCAGATGGTAAAGTGATTGACCAGATTGCTGATGTGTTGAATCAAATTAACAATCAGCCAGATAGTCGAAGAATGATTGTTAATGCCTGGAATGTGGGAGAGCTTTCTAAAATGGCTTTAATGCCTTGTCACAGTTTGTTTCAGTTTTATGTGGCTGATGGAAAATTAAGTTGTCAGTTGTATCAGCGAAGCGCTGATGTGTTTTTAGGTGTTCCTTTCAATATTGCTTCCTATGCATTATTAACGATGATGATGGCACAGGTAACAGGATTAAAGCCAGGAGACTTTATTCATAGTTTTGGAGATGTACATATTTACAATAACCATTTGACGCAGGTAGAACTGCAATTGAGCAGGGAACCCTATCCGCTTCCTCACATGCATTTGAATCCTGAAGTGAAAGATTTATTTGGATTTAGTTTTGAAGATTTTACTTTAGAAAATTACCAATGTCATCCGGCTATTAAAGCACCGGTTGCTGTATAA
- a CDS encoding dihydrofolate reductase, protein MIISIIVAASENNAIGLNNQLLWRLPNDLKFFKQTTWAMPVIMGRKTFESLSGKPLNGRLNIVVSRQDNWQADGVQKASSLDEAIAIATANHYKEAFVIGGGELYAAALPFASNIYLTRVETTIEGDTFFPEIKGEHWEIVMDETHPVDEKHAFSYRFQKWIKKS, encoded by the coding sequence ATGATTATATCAATTATAGTAGCTGCTTCAGAGAATAATGCTATTGGTTTGAACAACCAGTTACTTTGGCGTTTGCCAAATGATCTTAAGTTTTTTAAACAAACCACCTGGGCAATGCCTGTTATCATGGGACGAAAAACTTTTGAATCCTTGTCGGGAAAACCGCTGAACGGAAGGTTAAATATAGTGGTTAGCAGACAGGATAATTGGCAGGCCGATGGTGTTCAAAAAGCTAGTTCTCTTGATGAAGCAATCGCTATTGCAACTGCAAATCATTATAAAGAAGCCTTTGTAATTGGAGGGGGAGAATTGTATGCTGCAGCGCTTCCTTTTGCCAGTAATATTTATTTAACAAGGGTAGAAACTACTATTGAAGGGGATACTTTTTTTCCTGAGATTAAAGGAGAGCATTGGGAAATTGTGATGGATGAAACACATCCCGTTGATGAAAAACATGCATTTTCTTATCGTTTCCAAAAGTGGATAAAGAAAAGCTAA
- a CDS encoding proline dehydrogenase family protein: MNISFDNTENAFAYKSDKELNGAKFLFKTMEYPWFVKLGTTLTPYVMKSGMPLVNGLIRKTIFKQFVGGETLEETASVGNLLGKYGIQVILDYGVEGKESEASFDHATEEFLRVINYAATQTNIPFISIKVTGLARFGLLQTLNEAPRLRSGIHDHEEEIAEWDRVRDRMYTICEVAAEKNIGVLIDAEESWIQDPIDRLCMEMMEAFNKDKVIVYNTIQLYRHDRLHFLQLSYKIAKQQQFKLGVKLVRGAYMEKERERALEMGYGSPIQPNKDATDTDFNKAVQFCFDHLEDISVIIASHNEASNFLAAQIMHERNIQHNHPHVHFSQLYGMSDNITFNLAKEGFKVSKYLPFGPIKDVIPYLMRRAKENSSVAGQTGRELSLIRKEIDRRKAL, from the coding sequence ATGAATATTTCCTTTGATAATACCGAAAATGCCTTTGCCTACAAGAGTGATAAGGAATTAAACGGAGCTAAGTTTTTATTTAAAACCATGGAGTATCCTTGGTTTGTTAAGCTGGGAACCACCCTGACTCCTTATGTGATGAAATCAGGGATGCCTCTGGTAAATGGGTTGATCCGCAAAACAATTTTCAAACAATTTGTAGGTGGAGAAACGCTGGAAGAAACTGCCAGTGTAGGAAATTTATTAGGCAAATATGGTATTCAGGTAATTTTAGACTACGGTGTAGAAGGGAAGGAATCTGAAGCAAGTTTTGATCATGCTACTGAGGAATTTTTGCGAGTTATTAACTATGCTGCAACCCAAACCAATATTCCCTTTATCAGTATTAAAGTTACTGGACTGGCCAGATTCGGATTGTTGCAAACATTGAACGAAGCCCCCAGATTAAGAAGCGGTATTCACGATCACGAAGAGGAGATTGCTGAGTGGGACAGAGTAAGAGATCGCATGTATACCATCTGTGAAGTGGCAGCAGAAAAAAACATTGGGGTGCTCATAGATGCAGAGGAAAGTTGGATCCAGGACCCTATTGACAGACTTTGCATGGAAATGATGGAAGCTTTTAATAAAGACAAAGTCATTGTTTATAATACCATTCAGTTATACAGACATGACCGCCTTCATTTTTTGCAGCTCTCCTATAAAATTGCCAAGCAACAGCAGTTCAAATTAGGGGTTAAGCTGGTTAGGGGGGCTTATATGGAGAAAGAGAGAGAAAGAGCTTTGGAAATGGGTTATGGATCTCCCATACAGCCTAATAAAGATGCTACAGATACCGACTTTAATAAAGCAGTTCAGTTTTGTTTTGATCACCTAGAAGATATTTCTGTCATTATTGCTTCACACAATGAAGCGAGTAACTTTCTTGCTGCGCAGATAATGCACGAGAGAAATATACAGCACAATCATCCACATGTTCATTTTTCTCAGTTGTATGGAATGAGTGATAATATCACATTTAATCTTGCAAAAGAAGGGTTTAAGGTTAGTAAGTATTTGCCTTTTGGTCCTATTAAAGATGTAATACCTTATTTGATGCGTCGTGCTAAGGAAAACTCCAGCGTTGCCGGACAAACCGGACGCGAATTATCGTTGATTCGTAAAGAAATTGACAGACGAAAGGCTTTATAA
- a CDS encoding methyltransferase RsmF C-terminal domain-like protein, translating to MNLPQSFIESLAGVKGFDKKSFEAVHQTGEQVTSIRLHPQKYAIVQPDLLNGKVPWNSNGYYLKERPSFTLDPLFHAGAYYVQEASSMFLEHALHSIIKGAGKGLKILDLCAAPGGKSTLLASLYPEALIVSNEVIKSRAAVLVENATKWGMPNMVVTNNDPEHFKDFTGFFDIIVVDAPCSGSGMFRKDPDAINEWSEQNVIHCSQRQERILANIVPCLKENGLLVYSTCSYSLAEDEKIADWLVSEMKLESRSIQIENHWNIIETISDQQNAYGYRFYPNLLKGEGFYLAVFQQTETVGQDRLRAVSLVQPSKSELEGLASFTADFSDAFYFKQNSAIRYFSESFVSDLQALSSRLYIKKAGVELGEFKGKSLIPSHEWAVSVLPKNGFSSIQLDKDTAIQFLKRGIFSVENADTGWNWVRFQGLVLGLVKVLPNRINNYYPSEWRILKD from the coding sequence GTGAATTTACCCCAATCATTTATAGAGTCCCTTGCGGGTGTTAAAGGCTTTGATAAGAAAAGTTTTGAAGCGGTACATCAAACAGGAGAACAAGTAACCAGTATTCGTTTGCACCCTCAGAAATATGCCATTGTTCAACCCGATTTATTGAATGGGAAGGTTCCTTGGAATAGTAATGGGTATTATTTAAAAGAGCGCCCATCTTTTACGCTTGACCCTTTATTTCATGCAGGAGCTTACTATGTTCAGGAAGCCAGTTCTATGTTTTTAGAACATGCTTTACATTCTATTATTAAAGGAGCAGGAAAGGGGTTGAAAATTTTGGATTTGTGTGCAGCCCCGGGTGGTAAATCAACACTGCTGGCAAGCTTATACCCAGAAGCTTTAATCGTAAGCAACGAAGTGATAAAGTCACGCGCAGCTGTATTGGTAGAAAATGCTACTAAATGGGGAATGCCCAATATGGTGGTCACCAATAATGATCCCGAGCATTTTAAAGATTTTACCGGATTCTTCGATATAATTGTTGTGGACGCTCCCTGCAGTGGGAGCGGAATGTTCCGTAAAGATCCTGATGCAATTAATGAATGGAGTGAGCAAAACGTAATTCATTGCAGTCAGAGACAGGAGCGCATATTGGCGAATATTGTTCCCTGTTTAAAAGAAAATGGTTTGCTTGTTTACTCTACTTGTTCCTATTCGTTAGCAGAGGACGAAAAAATAGCTGACTGGCTGGTAAGTGAAATGAAACTGGAATCCCGTTCTATTCAAATTGAAAATCATTGGAATATTATTGAAACCATTTCTGATCAGCAAAATGCGTATGGGTATCGTTTTTACCCTAATCTGCTTAAAGGGGAGGGATTTTATCTGGCCGTTTTTCAGCAGACTGAAACTGTTGGACAGGATCGATTGAGAGCGGTTTCACTCGTCCAGCCAAGCAAATCTGAATTGGAAGGGTTGGCATCGTTTACAGCAGATTTTTCCGATGCATTTTATTTTAAACAAAACAGTGCAATCCGATATTTTTCTGAATCTTTTGTGAGCGATTTACAGGCTTTATCTTCTAGACTTTATATTAAAAAAGCAGGGGTAGAGCTGGGAGAATTCAAAGGAAAATCATTGATTCCTTCGCACGAATGGGCTGTATCTGTTTTGCCCAAAAATGGATTTTCATCCATTCAGCTGGATAAGGATACCGCCATTCAATTTTTAAAAAGGGGTATTTTTTCCGTTGAAAATGCAGATACAGGTTGGAATTGGGTGCGTTTTCAAGGTCTGGTTCTGGGTTTGGTTAAAGTTTTGCCTAATCGGATCAATAATTATTATCCTTCTGAATGGAGAATATTAAAAGATTAA